One Malus domestica chromosome 11, GDT2T_hap1 genomic region harbors:
- the LOC103422658 gene encoding UDP-glycosyltransferase 87A1-like isoform X1: MNSTKDQTGPICHVVAVPYPGRGHINPMMNLCKLLTSQKTDILITFVVTEEWSGFIGSEVTPDNIRLTTIPNVVPSELVRAADMYSFIEAIMTKMEAPFERLMDRLEPPPSLIVADTFLPWAVRVGNRRSIPAASFWPMPASFFSFFQHFHLLADNGHFPVDLLERGNERVDYIPGVSSTRLADLPFISEIFPNILHHILEDFSWVPRAQYLLFPSIYELEPQVIDVLRSIFSLPIYTIGPLIPYIKSNDHPSSGINYLQWLDSQPFSSVLYISMGSFLSFSGAQMDEIAGGLRLSRVRFIWVARGETDRLKNACGDMGLVVPWCEQLRVLCHSSVGGFLTHCGWNSVREGVFAGVPFLTFPLRMDQGMVSKMIVEDWKVGWRLRKAEDKIDHLVTSEEIAVLAQKFMDLEDDEGREMRRRARELKQICHDAIEEGGSSQTNINAFIVDIFQGHA, encoded by the exons ATGAACTCCACCAAAGACCAGACAGGCCCTATCTGCCACGTGGTGGCCGTGCCGTATCCCGGTCGGGGCCACATCAACCCGATGATGAACCTCTGCAAGCTACTGACTTCACAAAAGACTGACATCCTCATCACCTTCGTCGTCACGGAGGAGTGGTCCGGTTTCATTGGATCCGAAGTCACCCCGGACAACATCCGACTCACCACGATTCCCAACGTTGTCCCGTCGGAGCTGGTCCGCGCCGCCGACATGTACAGCTTCATCGAAGCCATCATGACCAAGATGGAGGCCCCATTCGAGCGGCTCATGGATCGCCTCGAGCCTCCGCCGAGCCTGATCGTGGCCGACACTTTCCTGCCTTGGGCGGTCCGTGTTGGGAACCGGAGGAGTATCCCGGCGGCGTCGTTTTGGCCGATGCCGGCgtcctttttctcctttttccaACATTTTCATCTTTTAGCAGACAACGGGCATTTCCCGGTTGACTTGTTAG AGAGGGGAAATGAACGTGTGGACTACATCCCAGGTGTTTCTTCAACACGACTAGCAGACCTGCCCTTCATTAGTGAAATCTTCCCAAACATTCTCCACCACATCCTTGAAGATTTCTCATGGGTGCCTAGAGCACAATATCTCTTATTCCCCTCCATCTATGAGCTTGAACCCCAAGTCATCGACGTTTTAAGATCAATATTCTCACTACCCATTTACACAATTGGTCCATTAATACCCTACATCAAATCCAACGATCACCCGAGTTCTGGAATCAACTATCTACAATGGCTAGATTCTCAACCTTTCAGCTCTGTTCTGTACATCTCCATGGGaagttttctttcattttcagGTGCCCAAATGGATGAGATTGCAGGCGGTTTGCGCTTGAGTAGGGTTCGGTTCATATGGGTGGCCCGTGGGGAAACGGACAGGTTAAAAAATGCTTGTGGCGACATGGGTTTGGTAGTGCCTTGGTGTGAACAATTGAGGGTTTTGTGCCATTCTAGTGTTGGTGGGTTTTTGACACATTGCGGTTGGAACTCGGTTAGGGAAGGTGTTTTTGCTGGTGTCCCGTTTCTGACCTTTCCGTTACGTATGGATCAAGGCATGGTTAGTAAGATGATTGTGGAGGATTGGAAAGTTGGGTGGAGGTTGAGGAAGGCTGAGGACAAAATCGACCATTTGGTGACTAGCGAGGAGATTGCTGTGCTGGCGCAGAAGTTTATGGATTTGGAGGACGATGAAGGGAGAGAAATGAGAAGAAGGGCCAGAGAACTTAAACAGATATGTCATGATGCTATTGAAGAAGGCGGATCATCTCAAACGAACATCAATGCCTTCATTGTAGACATTTTTCAAGGCCATGCATAA
- the LOC103422658 gene encoding UDP-glycosyltransferase 87A1-like isoform X2, protein MNSTKDQTGPICHVVAVPYPGRGHINPMMNLCKLLTSQKTDILITFVVTEEWSGFIGSEVTPDNIRLTTIPNVVPSELVRAADMYSFIEAIMTKMEAPFERLMDRLEPPPSLIVADTFLPWAVRVGNRRSIPAASFWPMPASFFSFFQHFHLLADNGHFPVDLLGVSSTRLADLPFISEIFPNILHHILEDFSWVPRAQYLLFPSIYELEPQVIDVLRSIFSLPIYTIGPLIPYIKSNDHPSSGINYLQWLDSQPFSSVLYISMGSFLSFSGAQMDEIAGGLRLSRVRFIWVARGETDRLKNACGDMGLVVPWCEQLRVLCHSSVGGFLTHCGWNSVREGVFAGVPFLTFPLRMDQGMVSKMIVEDWKVGWRLRKAEDKIDHLVTSEEIAVLAQKFMDLEDDEGREMRRRARELKQICHDAIEEGGSSQTNINAFIVDIFQGHA, encoded by the exons ATGAACTCCACCAAAGACCAGACAGGCCCTATCTGCCACGTGGTGGCCGTGCCGTATCCCGGTCGGGGCCACATCAACCCGATGATGAACCTCTGCAAGCTACTGACTTCACAAAAGACTGACATCCTCATCACCTTCGTCGTCACGGAGGAGTGGTCCGGTTTCATTGGATCCGAAGTCACCCCGGACAACATCCGACTCACCACGATTCCCAACGTTGTCCCGTCGGAGCTGGTCCGCGCCGCCGACATGTACAGCTTCATCGAAGCCATCATGACCAAGATGGAGGCCCCATTCGAGCGGCTCATGGATCGCCTCGAGCCTCCGCCGAGCCTGATCGTGGCCGACACTTTCCTGCCTTGGGCGGTCCGTGTTGGGAACCGGAGGAGTATCCCGGCGGCGTCGTTTTGGCCGATGCCGGCgtcctttttctcctttttccaACATTTTCATCTTTTAGCAGACAACGGGCATTTCCCGGTTGACTTGTTAG GTGTTTCTTCAACACGACTAGCAGACCTGCCCTTCATTAGTGAAATCTTCCCAAACATTCTCCACCACATCCTTGAAGATTTCTCATGGGTGCCTAGAGCACAATATCTCTTATTCCCCTCCATCTATGAGCTTGAACCCCAAGTCATCGACGTTTTAAGATCAATATTCTCACTACCCATTTACACAATTGGTCCATTAATACCCTACATCAAATCCAACGATCACCCGAGTTCTGGAATCAACTATCTACAATGGCTAGATTCTCAACCTTTCAGCTCTGTTCTGTACATCTCCATGGGaagttttctttcattttcagGTGCCCAAATGGATGAGATTGCAGGCGGTTTGCGCTTGAGTAGGGTTCGGTTCATATGGGTGGCCCGTGGGGAAACGGACAGGTTAAAAAATGCTTGTGGCGACATGGGTTTGGTAGTGCCTTGGTGTGAACAATTGAGGGTTTTGTGCCATTCTAGTGTTGGTGGGTTTTTGACACATTGCGGTTGGAACTCGGTTAGGGAAGGTGTTTTTGCTGGTGTCCCGTTTCTGACCTTTCCGTTACGTATGGATCAAGGCATGGTTAGTAAGATGATTGTGGAGGATTGGAAAGTTGGGTGGAGGTTGAGGAAGGCTGAGGACAAAATCGACCATTTGGTGACTAGCGAGGAGATTGCTGTGCTGGCGCAGAAGTTTATGGATTTGGAGGACGATGAAGGGAGAGAAATGAGAAGAAGGGCCAGAGAACTTAAACAGATATGTCATGATGCTATTGAAGAAGGCGGATCATCTCAAACGAACATCAATGCCTTCATTGTAGACATTTTTCAAGGCCATGCATAA